The Bacteroidales bacterium genomic interval AAAGATCAAAGTTATTGCATTTCAGGCAAAGTCCTTCTCCTGTTTCATTCCTGTTTTGTCCGTAGGCTACAATTCCATAAGCAAGATCCGAGAAATCATTTTTATAAACTTCGTTAGGCTCAGAGCCTGAATTGTTAATGTACATTCCTATATTTTCATCCAGGCCATCGCCCCAACCTTGAAAGGAATTTTCTTCAATCGTGTAGCCACTGCAAATTTCCAGATAAAGGCCATATCGCGGAATTTCATTACCGGTCGATTTTTCAGGAACAGTAAATGTATTAAAATTTATGTTGGCATTATTTATGCAACTGACAAACATTCCTTTTTGGTTCAAATGAAAGTCGGAGTTCAAAACGGTGATTGACCTGTTCTCCCTTCCCTGCCCATGAGATTTAATCCCGTAACTTAAGTTATAGAAATAATTTTTTTTAAATAAACTACAAGGTGGGTTTCCGTCCAGACAAAGCCCATGCATGAAATACGCCGCATTATAACTTTCAATTCCATTACCTCTGCTATTCCAGTTGTATTCTTCGCCTGAAGTATTCATAAATTGGTTTCCACTAAGTCTTATACCAACAACATCATCCATTCTTATAAAAGCCACAGGGCTGGCTCCATTTTCAGCTAAATGACCATTCGTAATGAAAGTTGAATTTGAAATATAACTTGCATAATCCAATTCATTATGTGGTGGATTATATGGATCGAAATTGCGATAATTATAGAATCTGATTCCATAGATATTGTTTAAAAAAGTTGCTTCTCTGCACAGAAGTTCGCCACCTGTATAATTCTCGTCAACCGCTCCATTCACCGATTTAACTGTTGCAACTCCAATCCGTGCATTCTCAATGACCGCATTTCCACTTAACTCAACTTTGCCTGGAGGAAAGTTGAGATCATATTGGCTTTTATCTTTGTATCCCCAAACCTGGATCCCTTGCCAAAGACCGCCACAGGCTGACGTTATGATACCACCGTCAACCACAAGCCTGCCACCGCGTTGCACAATAATTTTAGAATCATCAGGCATTGCTACCCTACCGGTAATTGTCAAAGTTACATCTTCTGGAATAATAATATCTCTGGTCAGAACTTTGTAATCATCCCAAACGAGAGGATCTACCTCTGGATCAATGGTCCAAGGATCGTTTGGGTCATAAGTACAGGCAGGTTCTTCGTAGACAGCATTATTAAAAGAATTTAGCCGGTACAATGGCCATTGATCATGACCGGTTTCCCCATCGGTTTTCCATACATTAACATAACCTCCATATACGGCTACAATTTCGTTCAACCCATCATGGTTTACATCACCTATAGCCGGTGTTGCCATTAATCCATCGACTGCCAGCGGCCAACCCGGAACCTGAGAGCCATCGAGATTAAATGCATAAATGAAGTTATTAACGGGGTCAGCAATAATGATTTCACTCTCGGGGTCTTTGTCGACATTCGCAACTAAAGGTGCAACATAAGGACATTCGAGACCTTCAACTTCAATTGGAAAATGACCATTAAAATATTCTCCTGTAGCTTTCCAGGCATATACTTTTCCAGCATCTGCAATGATAACTTCAATGATTCCATCAAAATCAAGGTCAGCCACGGTTAATGCAGGATAATTGCCATTATCTGTGCTGGAAATATCAATAATGTGATTAGTTTGATCATACGTCCAATTTGTTACTTCGCTTTGATCATGATTTAGAGCGAAAATATGAGCTTTTTTATCGGAATAAGCTGAAAGAAGTATAATTTCAGGATTAACATCTGAATGATCAAGTTCCGCTACAACTGGTCTGCAATCCATGCCAATCAAATTTTGCCATTCTTGTGGTACATAAAATGCTCCAGAGATTCCCCGATACTTACTACCATCATAATTATAAATAAACAATCCCGCACTACCCTCATAACCAATTATTATTTCCTTTTTTTCATTTAAATCCAAATCAGCTACCACGGGAATCCCATTGGTAGTGGTATCAACAGCTACTTTTGGCCAACCTGGATAAATCCAACTATTATCATGTTCATAGGTCCATTGAACATTTAGTTGACCGTGCCAAATATTTGCTCCAATTATTTGAATATCTTCTTGATAATTTAAATCTAATGGTGAAGCAACCAACGCATTTTTCACGAAGTGATTTTCGCCATATTTATGAATCAAATCTGGCTTTTTGTCCTCATCTGGATCACCGGCTGAGTAAAGAAATATTTTTTTATGGTCTTCTGATGAAGTTCCATCTGTTGTTGCAAATGCCACTTCACCATAAGATGGATTATTGTTCATTTCTCCGATGATTGGTGTTGCCTTCATTCCTGCATTGGAGAAGTTTTTAAATCCGGCGTAAGTAGTAATATTACTATCAATATTGTACAATTCATCACCATTGGAATAGAAGGCATATAATGCACTTTTTGATGCGGTGTAAATACCACTGCTACCATCATCCATTGGAAAGAAAATTTCCAGTTCCGGATTATCACCTTCGACTACTTTTGTCGGAATTGCGTTATAGAGAATTGGTGATCCTTCGGATCTTAATCCATAATCAGGCACGAACAATGGCCAGGGTTCCAATGAGGGGAGAGTGGTCCATGCTTTGAGAGCTGTAGTAAATGGCCCTTGCGGTAATCCGTTTGTATAAGAAGAAATTTTGTAATAGTAAACTTTACAGGTTTCAACATTAACATCGGTGTAAACTGAGAAATTATTTATATAAAGGTTTAGTCTTTGATAATAGTTTGAATCTTCAATATCGCCGCCGGGAGGTAAAGTATCAGGATCAAGCCTGTAAATATTAAATCCTTTTGAAATAGACAATGGTAGTGGATCCCAGGTTATCGTGATACTTGCATTATCGGAAAAATACGCGATACTATCAGGTTTTATTTTATTATTTATCAGAATATCGAACACATAGTTTTTATTATTAGAATCTTTGATTTTTAATTTTATTGGAAATGTGGCTGTAAAACCTAAATTAGCATTCATTGTGACTTCGAATGATCCAACACACCATGAAGAATTAAGCGGTTCAATTGGATTAAAGGAAACTTGACCGGGGTACTGACCATTTTGAATCGAAATAATGTAATTATATAATGAATCAAGTTCAATTACTGCTTCAGTAATTACAGCGTTCAGGCTCCCGGTATTCAACAATTCCACATTAAAATGTACAGACTCTGCCGGGTCTGCAAATATATCCCCATCTGTGGACCAGGATATTTTGTTTCCTCTATAGACCAGTTGAGAGGCCTTGACCTGCAGAAAAAATTCTTCAATGAAAGAGTATTGGTCATCATTGGAGAGGATTTGGAGGCTGAATGGAATGAATAATAAATCAGGCGTATCATTATCAATGGTTATTTCAAATTCACTTATAGATGGCTGAGAGGAACCCGGTCCTATATCTTCATATTCTGAAGACCCTTGAGTAATTGTTGCATACCCCGGTTCAGTGGATAGAGTAGCTTTAATACCGGTTGCATCAATAATGTTACCAGAGTTTTCCAACAATATTTTGAATTTATTTACTCCTCTGTGTAGGTCAAGATTGTTCGGATCAAAATCCTTAATATAAAGATGAACGTCAGGCTCGGAATTTACCGCAACATTGATCGTTGTGTCAGCATAAAGATGATTTGCAGCAGTAGCCCTTATCCGTATTTGTCCTGGCGTATCCGGTTTACAATTAAAAGTCACGTCATGTGTGCCCCAAGGACCTGTTGTTTTTTTTACGCCATATACTTCATTATCTTTAAAGATACACACTAAGGCTTGTTCATTAGGCGATAAGCCATCAATGGTTACCATAAGATTATTCACCCCAGTTGTTAAAGAGCTAGGATTCACAGTTATTTCTAAATCCTGTTTAATACTTGATGTCCATACTTGTAATTCAGGATCACCTAAAAAATTAAGATTTCTCTTATAAAAACGACCGTCAACCTCAGACATTGCAATCCTTGATTCATAGAATATTTTACCCAAATTAAAAAGTGTATCATTATACAATTTTTCGAAAAATTTGTGACATTGAGGTTCTCCATTTTCCCATCCAAAACCAATATTACCGATAAAGCCTATTCCTATTCCATGAAAATTGTTAATTCCTGAGCCATTTATAAAATGTTCCGCAATGCAGTCTTTATTAATTTCATTCGGTTGACATCCACCAGAAAACATTATTTTTAGTATATCATCAGCTTCTAATTCCAGGTTATTCATATCATTTAAGGATATACAAGAGTTATTGCAGAGCTGTGAAGTCCCCAGGCTTGAAAAACCGGAATGGTCGATATGAGCGAAAATGTGTTGTTCTCCCTCTTCAATATCCCCTTTTAATGCGTCGAGTACAATATCCTTGTTAAGCTCATAATCCTCGTACCAGTTTATAACGTCCAAATCGTAAATTCTCGTTGTAGAATTTTGCAGATTACCTGGTAAAGCATCAAAAACAGGATTCATCCAAAATTTCATTCCCCTGGCATCACCACTATCATTTTCATTCATACATCTTCTTAGATTTGCTCCTATCAATGTAATTTTTTCAATACAATTTTGAAACTTGTTTTGCTCATATTGTTTAATTTTATTAACAAAATTATTTGTTTCTTCAATATTTTTAACCGGGGCTCTTCCAATCCAATTGTCGGGGAATAAATCCAAAGAATTATCATCATCCCAGAAATCGCAGTCTCCATCAGGGTTCCAGTTATAATTTTCATTATTATCCTTATGAACATCACTAAAATATAGGTCAGTAACCCTTAGAAAGCATGAACCAGTATATTGATCACATTCATAAGTCGCAATTCTTGATGGTATAATTCCCGTATCACCTCCCAATAATACATAAATAGCATCTCCCCAATTATTGCGTACATCTTTAAGATAATTAAATATTTTTTCAGCCAGATCAAAACCAGGGTAATATTCTTCAATCTGACTGGTCGTCACTACTAATACTGGTATGCCTTTTCCCATTTTCCATTCAGCTAATTCATCAAATGAACTTTTTAACTCGTCATTAGTTATAATAATATA includes:
- a CDS encoding C25 family cysteine peptidase; amino-acid sequence: MKTFKSLILVLGLLFLTFLANAQLTATLTFDVPDLKFDTINGYTQPSFFGCQFTDVIGAPHMPVIIKQYLLPKNAEIIDISFSDTTHFTFPASYLVYPTQTPAILDGRPAPPFVEPDSVYYSSNSRYNGELIEIEALTNYLGYTMVRLRVFPLQYIPSELELTLFNSITFTVNYQITGTDPLIKKMTSHQYEEIHEFLAQTVDNPEDIDESGPICEFIEPPSEGTRPLNLFFLPWAGGDVVEYIIITNDELKSSFDELAEWKMGKGIPVLVVTTSQIEEYYPGFDLAEKIFNYLKDVRNNWGDAIYVLLGGDTGIIPSRIATYECDQYTGSCFLRVTDLYFSDVHKDNNENYNWNPDGDCDFWDDDNSLDLFPDNWIGRAPVKNIEETNNFVNKIKQYEQNKFQNCIEKITLIGANLRRCMNENDSGDARGMKFWMNPVFDALPGNLQNSTTRIYDLDVINWYEDYELNKDIVLDALKGDIEEGEQHIFAHIDHSGFSSLGTSQLCNNSCISLNDMNNLELEADDILKIMFSGGCQPNEINKDCIAEHFINGSGINNFHGIGIGFIGNIGFGWENGEPQCHKFFEKLYNDTLFNLGKIFYESRIAMSEVDGRFYKRNLNFLGDPELQVWTSSIKQDLEITVNPSSLTTGVNNLMVTIDGLSPNEQALVCIFKDNEVYGVKKTTGPWGTHDVTFNCKPDTPGQIRIRATAANHLYADTTINVAVNSEPDVHLYIKDFDPNNLDLHRGVNKFKILLENSGNIIDATGIKATLSTEPGYATITQGSSEYEDIGPGSSQPSISEFEITIDNDTPDLLFIPFSLQILSNDDQYSFIEEFFLQVKASQLVYRGNKISWSTDGDIFADPAESVHFNVELLNTGSLNAVITEAVIELDSLYNYIISIQNGQYPGQVSFNPIEPLNSSWCVGSFEVTMNANLGFTATFPIKLKIKDSNNKNYVFDILINNKIKPDSIAYFSDNASITITWDPLPLSISKGFNIYRLDPDTLPPGGDIEDSNYYQRLNLYINNFSVYTDVNVETCKVYYYKISSYTNGLPQGPFTTALKAWTTLPSLEPWPLFVPDYGLRSEGSPILYNAIPTKVVEGDNPELEIFFPMDDGSSGIYTASKSALYAFYSNGDELYNIDSNITTYAGFKNFSNAGMKATPIIGEMNNNPSYGEVAFATTDGTSSEDHKKIFLYSAGDPDEDKKPDLIHKYGENHFVKNALVASPLDLNYQEDIQIIGANIWHGQLNVQWTYEHDNSWIYPGWPKVAVDTTTNGIPVVADLDLNEKKEIIIGYEGSAGLFIYNYDGSKYRGISGAFYVPQEWQNLIGMDCRPVVAELDHSDVNPEIILLSAYSDKKAHIFALNHDQSEVTNWTYDQTNHIIDISSTDNGNYPALTVADLDFDGIIEVIIADAGKVYAWKATGEYFNGHFPIEVEGLECPYVAPLVANVDKDPESEIIIADPVNNFIYAFNLDGSQVPGWPLAVDGLMATPAIGDVNHDGLNEIVAVYGGYVNVWKTDGETGHDQWPLYRLNSFNNAVYEEPACTYDPNDPWTIDPEVDPLVWDDYKVLTRDIIIPEDVTLTITGRVAMPDDSKIIVQRGGRLVVDGGIITSACGGLWQGIQVWGYKDKSQYDLNFPPGKVELSGNAVIENARIGVATVKSVNGAVDENYTGGELLCREATFLNNIYGIRFYNYRNFDPYNPPHNELDYASYISNSTFITNGHLAENGASPVAFIRMDDVVGIRLSGNQFMNTSGEEYNWNSRGNGIESYNAAYFMHGLCLDGNPPCSLFKKNYFYNLSYGIKSHGQGRENRSITVLNSDFHLNQKGMFVSCINNANINFNTFTVPEKSTGNEIPRYGLYLEICSGYTIEENSFQGWGDGLDENIGMYINNSGSEPNEVYKNDFSDLAYGIVAYGQNRNETGEGLCLKCNNFDLCMNDIHVIPEKGPPHGLWLQGRNQGIAQNQGNGSSLTSLAGNTFSFGDPPVFNYFNHDYCNNITYNYHGENETDYKISPDPYSPEPLVDPKPAFGYTFESKDAACPSNYGGGGINLSLEKSVVSSEKGLVTLYSDSIQTFLDGGDTYALNFEVVTSLPDEAYQIRQQLLDESPYLSDTVMKSAIYKENVLPNAMIRDVLVANPQSAKSSEIIERVNERIEPMPEEMMYDILEGRNIKGNLEILEGKLASHMTFKYESLHKLELYYKLDTIDILGSQDSLIALWSMENDPEILYKLAFLYLNKHDSTNCFNTLNSIPQSSTLTDKQMLEYDDYSLLLEILWNLNHNTTNLDSTLVGPLSELMSHNSKPGYLARNVLIANGIIEYIEPIYLAYELKSVFVNPNKSGDTKSYKSNLIVFPNPAKNYIIVSYDLKERQGKSSISISSIDGKPCYQEYLNGIKNQTIISLSGFSSGVYCIQLKNNGEIIGTVKFVISK